The Gammaproteobacteria bacterium sequence AGCCAAGGTGTGTTATTTTTGACCAAAACGCATTTCATGATAGCAGATTTCAATGATGCCTTTCATCGCCATAAACAGGATTGCCAAATCTTGTACGAGGAAAAACGGTGGGCCAATGCCGACCATTTGGCTGGCTTGGCTGCCGAATGCGGATTGAAAGCGGTGATGATGGCTCTTGGCATGCCCGTGGACAAAAAAAGTGGTTCACCTCGTAGCAAAAAATATCGTGTACACTTGCCTGCTATTTGGAATGCTTTCCAGCAGTTTGTGGCAAATACTCATGGCGCCATTCTGGCATTACATCTGAGTACCCCGTCACCGTTCGCCCATCCTCACGTATGGCATGTGGCCCAGCGCTACGAACCTCAATCAAA is a genomic window containing:
- a CDS encoding SAM-dependent methyltransferase, which translates into the protein MIADFNDAFHRHKQDCQILYEEKRWANADHLAGLAAECGLKAVMMALGMPVDKKSGSPRSKKYRVHLPAIWNAFQQFVANTHGAILALHLSTPSPFAHPHVWHVAQRYEPQSNFTKAVVDDHLEGLKEVENVYNRAKLAGFI